In one Halosimplex halophilum genomic region, the following are encoded:
- the trpB gene encoding tryptophan synthase subunit beta, with the protein MSTDETFGEYGGQFVPESLMPAIEELTEAYERYVLDNEDGFMDEFRRRLADFGGRPLPLQHAESLSDRYDTEVYLKREDLLHGGAHKLNNALGQVLLAKYMGKERIIAETGAGQHGTATAMAAAHLDMPCEIYMGETDIRRQRPNVFRMKINGAEVNPVTTGRGTLKEAISETMRDWATTVETTHYVIGSVVGPAPFPAMVRDFQAVISEEAREQVQEKAGRLPDSVLACAGGGSNTMGTFHHFVDDEDVGLYAVEAGGSSLEVDEAEGVAPNSASLSTGDEGVLHGARTKLLQDSHGQIMESHSVSAGLDYAGVGPELAHLVDEDRVDAVNVDDDSALEAFHRLSQDEGVIPALETAHAFGYLKEHHDELGDLVIVNVSGRGDKDLETVLEETEKRDLDVAPDMSVLRDAAGSGGDL; encoded by the coding sequence ATGAGCACAGACGAGACGTTCGGCGAGTACGGCGGACAGTTCGTGCCGGAGTCGCTGATGCCGGCCATCGAAGAGCTCACCGAGGCCTACGAGCGGTACGTCCTCGACAACGAGGACGGGTTCATGGACGAGTTCCGGCGGCGACTCGCCGACTTCGGCGGGCGGCCGCTGCCGCTCCAGCACGCGGAGTCGCTGTCGGACCGCTACGACACCGAGGTCTACCTCAAGCGCGAGGACCTGCTCCACGGCGGCGCGCACAAGCTCAACAACGCCCTCGGGCAGGTGCTGCTTGCGAAGTACATGGGCAAAGAGCGGATCATCGCCGAGACGGGCGCCGGCCAGCACGGGACGGCGACGGCGATGGCCGCCGCGCACCTCGACATGCCCTGCGAGATCTACATGGGCGAGACGGACATCCGGCGCCAGCGCCCCAACGTCTTCCGGATGAAGATCAACGGCGCCGAGGTCAACCCCGTCACGACCGGCCGCGGGACGCTGAAGGAGGCCATCTCGGAGACGATGCGCGACTGGGCGACCACCGTCGAGACGACCCACTACGTCATCGGGAGCGTGGTCGGCCCCGCCCCGTTCCCGGCGATGGTCCGGGACTTCCAGGCGGTCATCTCCGAGGAGGCCCGCGAACAGGTCCAGGAGAAGGCCGGCCGACTGCCCGATTCGGTCCTGGCCTGCGCCGGCGGCGGGTCGAACACGATGGGCACGTTCCACCACTTCGTCGACGACGAGGACGTGGGCCTCTACGCAGTCGAGGCCGGCGGGTCCTCCCTGGAGGTAGACGAGGCGGAGGGGGTCGCGCCCAACTCGGCGTCGCTGTCGACCGGCGACGAGGGCGTCCTCCACGGCGCGCGCACGAAACTCCTGCAGGACTCCCACGGGCAGATCATGGAGTCCCACTCGGTGTCGGCCGGGCTGGACTACGCCGGCGTCGGCCCCGAGCTGGCCCACCTCGTCGACGAGGACCGGGTCGACGCGGTCAACGTCGACGACGACAGCGCGCTGGAGGCGTTCCACCGGCTCTCGCAGGACGAGGGCGTCATCCCGGCGCTGGAGACGGCCCACGCGTTCGGCTACCTGAAGGAACACCACGACGAACTCGGCGACCTCGTGATCGTCAACGTCTCCGGCCGCGGCGACAAGGACCTGGAGACCGTGCTGGAGGAGACCGAGAAGCGCGACCTCGACGTGGCGCCGGACATGTCGGTGCTGCGCGACGCCGCGGGCAGCGGGGGTGACCTCTGA
- the trpA gene encoding tryptophan synthase subunit alpha, translated as MGLERVFADEPAFVPYVAAGDPTYEESLEYVEALERGGADVIELGLPFSEPIAEGSTIQEAVVRSLEGGMTPDRYFEFVEDLDVDVPLVCMTYYNLIAQYTHPETGETGPRAFARRASEVGIEGFVVVDLPAEEAGPLREACDEFGQDLVFIIAPTTKGERLERMREHVSGYVYVQARLGVTGARDDVSDQTEESLARVDDWAVPKAVGFGIKTGEHAERIVAAGADGVIVGSALVDIVADGADPDVDQPFPETVQRLESKARELKEGALAGAERAAAERSD; from the coding sequence ATGGGACTCGAACGCGTCTTCGCCGACGAGCCCGCGTTCGTCCCCTACGTCGCCGCGGGCGACCCCACCTACGAGGAGTCGCTGGAGTACGTCGAGGCCTTAGAGCGGGGCGGCGCCGACGTAATCGAACTCGGCCTGCCGTTCTCCGAGCCCATCGCGGAGGGGTCGACCATCCAGGAGGCCGTCGTCCGCTCGCTGGAGGGCGGGATGACCCCCGACCGGTACTTCGAGTTCGTCGAGGATCTGGACGTGGACGTGCCGCTGGTCTGCATGACCTACTACAACCTCATCGCCCAGTACACTCACCCCGAGACCGGGGAGACGGGGCCGCGGGCGTTCGCCCGGCGGGCCAGCGAGGTCGGCATCGAGGGGTTCGTCGTCGTCGACCTGCCCGCCGAGGAAGCGGGGCCGCTCCGGGAGGCCTGCGACGAGTTCGGCCAGGACCTCGTGTTCATCATCGCGCCGACGACGAAAGGCGAGCGCCTGGAGCGGATGCGCGAGCACGTCTCGGGGTACGTCTACGTGCAGGCGCGGCTGGGCGTGACCGGCGCCCGCGACGACGTGTCGGATCAGACCGAAGAGTCGCTGGCCCGCGTCGACGACTGGGCGGTTCCCAAGGCCGTCGGGTTCGGCATCAAGACCGGCGAGCACGCCGAGCGCATCGTCGCCGCGGGCGCCGACGGGGTCATCGTCGGCTCCGCCTTGGTCGACATCGTCGCCGACGGCGCCGACCCCGACGTGGACCAGCCGTTCCCCGAGACCGTCCAGCGGCTCGAATCGAAGGCCCGCGAACTCAAGGAGGGCGCGCTGGCCGGCGCCGAGCGGGCCGCCGCCGAACGGTCCGACTGA
- a CDS encoding 2-amino-3,7-dideoxy-D-threo-hept-6-ulosonate synthase, giving the protein MTAGKDARLARIGTAGRHLIVPMDHGITLGAVKGLVDIESTVDAVTRGGADAVLTQRGVADRVHPNTNDAGYIVHLNGSTSIGPDESDKRPTGTVEDAIRAGADAVSFHINVGSEHEPDQISELAEVTSEAERYGLPTLAMAYARGHDVRDDDPELFAEDLGHAVRLAEELGADVVKTAYSGSAETFGRVVESTALPVVIAGGSKGTDRETLSMVRGAVDAGADGVSMGRSIFQHDDPEAITRAVAAVLHDDAGAEEAAERAGLPVEA; this is encoded by the coding sequence ATGACCGCAGGGAAAGACGCGCGCCTCGCCCGCATCGGGACAGCGGGCCGGCACCTGATCGTCCCGATGGACCACGGGATCACACTGGGGGCCGTCAAGGGCCTCGTCGACATCGAATCGACCGTCGACGCCGTCACGCGCGGCGGCGCAGACGCCGTGCTCACCCAGCGCGGCGTCGCCGACCGCGTCCACCCGAACACCAACGACGCGGGCTACATCGTCCACCTCAACGGCTCGACCAGCATCGGCCCCGACGAGAGCGACAAGCGACCGACCGGCACCGTCGAGGACGCCATCCGCGCGGGCGCCGACGCCGTCTCCTTCCACATCAACGTCGGCAGCGAGCACGAACCGGACCAGATCTCGGAGCTCGCCGAGGTCACCAGCGAGGCCGAGCGCTACGGCCTGCCCACGCTCGCGATGGCCTACGCCCGCGGCCACGACGTGCGCGACGACGACCCCGAGCTGTTCGCCGAGGATCTGGGCCACGCCGTCCGCCTCGCGGAAGAACTGGGCGCCGACGTGGTCAAGACCGCCTACAGCGGCTCCGCCGAGACGTTCGGTCGCGTCGTCGAGTCGACCGCCCTCCCGGTCGTCATCGCCGGCGGCTCGAAGGGCACCGACCGCGAGACCCTCTCGATGGTCCGCGGCGCCGTCGACGCCGGCGCGGACGGCGTCTCGATGGGCCGGTCGATCTTCCAGCACGACGACCCCGAGGCCATCACCCGCGCCGTCGCGGCCGTCCTCCACGACGACGCCGGCGCCGAGGAGGCCGCCGAACGGGCCGGCCTCCCCGTCGAGGCCTGA
- a CDS encoding ArsR/SmtB family transcription factor: MRSIFPLRSEPDVDDREPKLVNLAEADADEVFDALGSETARSLLLELHDEPRPASELAEAVDTSVQNVQYHLTKLEAADLVEGVDTWYSESGSEMTVYAPADESLVLFAGEDPKSSLRRLLERLVGAAGALAVGAVAVALAVGGREGTEPTVNATTNMSGPPVGPTGAGTDPLVAAGAFLAGGLFVLAVLVVVERL; this comes from the coding sequence GTGAGGAGCATCTTCCCGCTGCGGTCCGAGCCCGACGTGGACGACCGGGAGCCGAAGCTGGTGAACCTCGCCGAGGCCGACGCCGACGAGGTGTTCGACGCCCTGGGGTCGGAGACGGCCCGCTCGCTGCTGCTCGAACTGCACGACGAACCCCGGCCGGCCTCCGAGCTCGCCGAGGCGGTCGACACCAGCGTCCAGAACGTCCAGTACCACCTGACGAAACTCGAAGCCGCGGACCTCGTCGAGGGCGTCGACACCTGGTACTCAGAGAGCGGGTCGGAGATGACGGTCTACGCGCCCGCCGACGAGTCGCTGGTGCTATTTGCGGGCGAGGACCCGAAGTCGTCGCTGCGCCGGCTGCTGGAGCGGCTGGTCGGCGCCGCGGGCGCGCTGGCCGTCGGCGCCGTCGCCGTCGCGCTCGCAGTGGGCGGTCGCGAGGGGACCGAGCCGACGGTTAACGCGACGACAAACATGAGCGGGCCGCCCGTGGGACCGACCGGCGCCGGGACCGACCCGCTGGTCGCCGCCGGCGCCTTCCTCGCGGGCGGCCTGTTCGTCCTCGCGGTGCTGGTCGTCGTCGAGCGACTGTGA
- a CDS encoding HAD family hydrolase, which translates to MGEFDAVCFDLDSTLCVAEQSDAEIHAAVFDRVGLDPLFSPADVRAVDATDLPTAHSDREFYEHLYRAVCADVGADRAHAPELAEATVEVVDETAVSFREGAREALDHVRERHEVGLVTNGGEATQTAKLERLGVADAFDATVFCDPANGVEPKPDTEPFERVLADLDAPAGRTLYVGDSHGADVVGAHAAGLHSAWVPLVRHDAAPPADPDPAPTHRLDGMAELPDVL; encoded by the coding sequence ATGGGCGAGTTCGACGCCGTCTGTTTCGACCTCGACAGCACGCTCTGCGTCGCCGAGCAGTCCGACGCCGAGATCCACGCCGCCGTCTTCGACCGCGTCGGCCTCGACCCCCTGTTCTCGCCCGCCGACGTGCGCGCCGTCGACGCGACGGACCTGCCGACCGCCCACTCCGACCGGGAGTTCTACGAGCACCTCTACCGGGCGGTCTGCGCCGACGTGGGCGCCGACCGGGCCCACGCCCCCGAACTGGCCGAGGCGACCGTCGAGGTGGTCGACGAGACCGCCGTGAGCTTCCGCGAGGGAGCCCGCGAGGCGCTCGACCACGTTCGGGAGCGCCACGAGGTCGGCCTCGTGACGAACGGCGGCGAGGCGACCCAGACCGCGAAGCTGGAGCGGCTGGGGGTCGCCGACGCCTTCGACGCGACCGTCTTCTGCGACCCCGCGAACGGGGTGGAGCCGAAACCCGACACCGAACCGTTCGAGCGAGTGCTGGCCGACCTCGACGCCCCGGCCGGTCGAACCCTCTACGTCGGCGACAGCCACGGCGCGGACGTGGTCGGCGCGCACGCGGCGGGACTGCACTCGGCGTGGGTGCCGCTGGTCCGCCACGACGCCGCGCCGCCCGCCGATCCCGACCCCGCGCCGACCCACCGGCTGGACGGGATGGCCGAGCTACCGGACGTGCTCTGA
- a CDS encoding DUF7836 family putative zinc-binding protein produces the protein MQEAWIQLQCPECGEQWEANPADLPEPDAEFGCKDCEERRPLSEFTKTARDFEILEEFHGS, from the coding sequence ATGCAGGAGGCCTGGATCCAGCTCCAGTGTCCCGAATGCGGCGAACAGTGGGAAGCCAACCCCGCCGACCTCCCCGAACCGGACGCGGAGTTCGGGTGCAAGGACTGCGAGGAACGGCGCCCCCTCTCGGAGTTCACCAAGACCGCCCGCGACTTCGAGATCCTGGAGGAGTTCCACGGGAGCTAG
- a CDS encoding SDR family NAD(P)-dependent oxidoreductase, translated as MGTATFDFSDEVVIVTGGSSGIGRATALDFAEAGATVVVADVRREPKDLDAETPTDERIEASGGDAEFVETDVSDRNEVESVVAAVRELGGVDVMVNNAGLFRGGSVTDLDAADLDAMFGVNVRGVFLGTQVAARDMIERDEPGAVVNTASISSSLAQHGQVGYDATKGAVRMLTRGAALDLAESGIRVNAVAPGQIATEFLEGWTEEAKQSAGGGEDGFLKDIPMGRAGVPADVAPAICYLASDAAGYTTGELLHVDGGWQVC; from the coding sequence ATGGGAACCGCGACCTTCGACTTCAGCGACGAGGTGGTCATCGTCACCGGCGGCAGCTCCGGCATCGGCCGCGCCACGGCCCTGGACTTCGCCGAGGCTGGCGCGACCGTGGTCGTCGCCGACGTGCGCCGCGAGCCCAAGGACCTCGACGCCGAGACGCCGACCGACGAACGCATCGAGGCGTCGGGCGGCGACGCCGAGTTCGTCGAGACGGACGTGAGCGACCGGAACGAGGTCGAGAGCGTCGTCGCGGCGGTCCGCGAACTCGGCGGCGTCGACGTGATGGTCAACAACGCCGGGCTGTTCCGCGGCGGGTCGGTCACCGACCTCGACGCCGCCGACCTCGACGCCATGTTCGGGGTCAACGTCCGCGGCGTCTTCCTCGGCACGCAGGTCGCCGCCCGCGACATGATCGAGCGCGACGAGCCCGGTGCCGTCGTCAACACCGCCTCGATCAGCTCCTCGCTCGCCCAGCACGGCCAGGTGGGCTACGACGCGACCAAGGGCGCCGTGCGGATGCTCACCCGCGGCGCCGCCCTCGACCTGGCCGAGTCGGGGATCCGGGTCAACGCCGTCGCGCCGGGCCAGATCGCCACCGAGTTCCTCGAAGGGTGGACCGAGGAGGCCAAGCAGTCGGCCGGCGGCGGCGAGGACGGCTTCCTCAAGGACATCCCGATGGGGCGCGCGGGCGTCCCGGCGGACGTGGCCCCGGCCATCTGTTACCTCGCCAGCGACGCCGCCGGCTACACGACCGGCGAACTCCTCCACGTCGACGGCGGGTGGCAGGTCTGCTGA
- a CDS encoding DUF7410 domain-containing protein has translation MPDDTAAPPHADRAPALRPSRDTAVPADEEPAATCSHCGCPFRSEHARDLHVGERHDPTPAERERYEAALETERDDLWLFHAKAVVALGVTYAATVILYMAVLGSFF, from the coding sequence ATGCCCGACGACACCGCCGCTCCACCGCACGCCGACCGCGCGCCCGCGCTCCGGCCGAGTCGCGACACCGCGGTCCCCGCCGACGAGGAGCCCGCCGCGACGTGTTCGCACTGTGGCTGTCCGTTCCGGAGCGAACACGCCCGCGACCTCCACGTCGGCGAGCGCCACGACCCGACGCCGGCCGAGCGCGAGCGCTACGAGGCCGCGCTGGAGACCGAGCGCGACGACCTCTGGCTGTTCCACGCCAAGGCTGTCGTCGCGCTGGGCGTCACCTACGCCGCGACCGTCATCCTCTACATGGCCGTCCTCGGCAGTTTCTTCTGA
- a CDS encoding DUF3194 domain-containing protein — protein sequence MPTDDAAADGDADPTDEEVVQTAAEAAETVVFSRFDRSAVDDLDVTVTFEDGVLEVDVYLNAPDAAGDPDRVADDAALAARGAVDDLFA from the coding sequence ATGCCGACCGACGACGCGGCGGCCGACGGGGACGCCGACCCGACGGACGAGGAGGTCGTCCAGACCGCGGCCGAGGCCGCCGAAACCGTCGTCTTCTCGCGGTTCGACCGGTCGGCGGTCGACGACCTCGACGTGACCGTCACCTTCGAGGACGGGGTCCTGGAGGTCGACGTGTACCTCAACGCGCCCGACGCCGCGGGCGACCCCGACCGCGTCGCCGACGACGCCGCCCTGGCCGCGCGCGGCGCCGTCGACGACCTGTTCGCGTAA
- a CDS encoding prefoldin subunit beta has translation MQGNLPPEAQEKLEELQDLQEKAQQVAAQKQQAETQLQEAETALEELENIDEDAGMYRRVGELLVQTEYGEAQDDLEEKVDSLEVRVETLEKQEERVQEQFEELQTELQNMLQGGGAGGPGGMGGPGAGGA, from the coding sequence ATGCAGGGTAATCTGCCGCCTGAAGCACAGGAGAAGCTCGAGGAACTGCAGGACCTACAGGAGAAGGCCCAGCAGGTCGCCGCGCAGAAACAGCAGGCCGAGACCCAGCTCCAGGAGGCCGAGACGGCCCTCGAGGAGCTCGAGAACATCGACGAGGACGCCGGCATGTACCGCCGCGTCGGCGAGCTGCTCGTCCAGACGGAGTACGGCGAGGCCCAGGACGACCTCGAGGAGAAGGTCGACAGCCTCGAAGTGCGCGTCGAGACGCTGGAGAAGCAGGAGGAGCGCGTCCAGGAGCAGTTCGAGGAGCTCCAGACCGAACTCCAGAACATGCTCCAGGGCGGCGGCGCGGGCGGTCCGGGCGGCATGGGCGGCCCGGGTGCCGGCGGCGCGTAG
- a CDS encoding DUF7344 domain-containing protein, whose protein sequence is MSERSGSTDDGRGRAEPAVEDLEGDRPFIDTVFEALSDWRRREVCQFFREGDVSTATVDELAMLLAASEPSGLGEARGRSHDEFATELVETHLPRLDAAGVVDYDHRSDTVRYWGQPTVEKWLEHVTEVDGRNN, encoded by the coding sequence ATGAGTGAACGGAGCGGGTCAACGGACGACGGACGTGGTCGCGCGGAGCCTGCGGTCGAGGACCTGGAGGGGGATCGGCCGTTCATCGACACGGTGTTCGAGGCCCTGTCGGACTGGCGGCGCCGCGAGGTCTGCCAGTTCTTCCGGGAGGGCGACGTGAGCACCGCGACGGTGGACGAACTGGCGATGCTGCTGGCGGCCAGCGAGCCCTCGGGTCTGGGGGAGGCCCGCGGGCGCAGCCACGACGAGTTCGCGACGGAGCTCGTGGAGACGCACCTCCCGCGGCTCGACGCGGCGGGCGTCGTCGACTACGACCACCGCTCGGACACGGTCCGCTACTGGGGCCAGCCGACCGTCGAGAAGTGGCTCGAACACGTCACCGAGGTCGACGGCCGCAACAACTGA
- a CDS encoding PAS domain-containing protein codes for MSERVEGRGAADDPLVDELLDAVDDPAVVCGPDGAIRVWNGPFAERVEADPRESSVGEVVDCPSDPLERAVETGERTIGNGVVDGTGREVTVAVRPVEREGGVTVAVVTFAEPTDPFETERALYEASVDAAADAVYVVDRSHTIRAASDGFTRFTGVPTERVEGRDVDCLRELGIIDGEIFHEGMRALRALFAGGAESRTVTSEVRLDGGTGVVENRMTPIERGGEVVAVVNVVRDVTERERRREALAANRERLGTIMADLPVMMVVVDGDGRVDHCQGLDFDALVCDREEFLGEPVEAFEPVCPDLVDGFRRALDGETTVETATIDGRTYKACLEPLSESATTGEGRDDASDTGAIAVAIDITDRERREEEIQAREQELRAVIDSSPDPIAMQDTEGRYQVVNRAMLGNLGMDRDAVVGATTGDVFADPVAERMEDHRRAVLESGRARTVEEELAGGDGELVVQLTIAPYRGPDGEVQGTVTIARDITELERQRGELETLAEIQELVQESVRALTGATTSEAVKETVCERLAESEYYEFAWIGGREASERELRPECCAGIADDYLEEITVTVGAGERGGGPAAEAYRTGEVQVVHDIASDPVFEPWRTAAVENGFGSMVAVPLTHGATTHGLLAVYAARPNAFSKRELAGFETLGEAVGFALAAAQYRRLVESDSVLELEFEVHGDLPLFEASREHGCRFEIDHAVRTGDDRVVNYLTVEGVDPEVGAAAARELSNLEEIRELDREDGPHFEMTLTDSAFRYLADAGARGKRGVVEDGVGRMLVEAPADLDVRQVTEAMDARFPEVQLAAKRERHRTDAPWWPGHGDIGARLTDRQRAVLKTAYYNGYYEWPREADSETLADSLDIASTTFLQHLRKGHRRVLEAMFDSQ; via the coding sequence GTGAGCGAGCGGGTCGAGGGTCGCGGGGCGGCGGACGACCCCCTCGTCGACGAGTTGCTGGACGCGGTCGACGACCCGGCGGTCGTCTGCGGTCCGGACGGCGCGATCCGCGTCTGGAACGGCCCGTTCGCCGAACGGGTCGAGGCGGACCCGCGGGAGTCGTCGGTCGGCGAGGTCGTCGACTGCCCGAGCGACCCGCTGGAACGGGCCGTCGAGACCGGCGAGCGCACCATCGGGAACGGCGTCGTCGACGGGACCGGCCGGGAGGTCACCGTCGCCGTCCGGCCGGTCGAGCGCGAGGGGGGCGTCACGGTCGCGGTCGTGACGTTCGCCGAGCCGACCGACCCCTTCGAGACCGAGCGGGCGCTCTACGAGGCCAGCGTCGACGCAGCCGCCGACGCGGTGTACGTGGTCGACCGCTCGCACACGATCCGGGCGGCCAGCGACGGGTTCACCCGGTTCACGGGCGTCCCGACCGAGCGCGTCGAGGGCCGGGACGTGGACTGCCTGCGCGAGCTCGGGATCATCGACGGCGAGATCTTCCACGAGGGGATGCGCGCGCTGCGCGCGCTGTTCGCGGGCGGGGCCGAGAGCCGGACGGTCACCTCGGAGGTCCGGCTCGACGGCGGGACGGGCGTCGTCGAGAACCGCATGACGCCGATCGAGCGCGGCGGCGAGGTGGTGGCGGTCGTCAACGTCGTCCGAGACGTGACCGAGCGCGAGCGCCGCCGGGAGGCGCTGGCGGCCAACCGCGAGCGGCTCGGCACCATCATGGCGGACCTGCCGGTGATGATGGTCGTCGTCGACGGGGACGGGCGGGTCGACCACTGTCAGGGGCTGGACTTCGACGCGCTGGTCTGCGACCGCGAGGAGTTCCTCGGCGAACCGGTCGAGGCGTTCGAACCCGTCTGCCCGGACCTGGTCGATGGGTTCCGGCGGGCGCTCGACGGGGAGACGACCGTCGAGACGGCGACGATCGACGGCCGGACCTACAAGGCGTGTCTCGAACCCCTCTCGGAGTCGGCGACGACCGGCGAGGGCCGCGACGACGCGTCGGACACGGGCGCCATCGCCGTCGCCATCGACATCACCGACCGCGAGCGCCGCGAGGAGGAGATCCAGGCGCGCGAACAGGAGCTGCGGGCGGTCATCGACAGCAGCCCCGACCCCATCGCCATGCAGGACACCGAGGGGCGCTACCAGGTCGTCAACAGGGCGATGCTCGGGAACCTGGGGATGGACCGCGACGCGGTCGTCGGGGCCACAACCGGCGACGTGTTCGCCGACCCGGTCGCCGAGCGGATGGAGGACCACCGGCGGGCGGTCCTGGAGTCCGGCCGGGCCCGGACCGTCGAGGAGGAACTGGCCGGCGGGGACGGCGAGCTGGTCGTCCAGCTGACGATCGCGCCGTACCGCGGCCCCGACGGCGAGGTGCAGGGGACCGTCACCATCGCCCGGGACATCACCGAGCTGGAGCGCCAGCGCGGCGAGCTGGAGACGCTGGCGGAGATCCAGGAGCTCGTCCAGGAGAGCGTGCGCGCGCTGACGGGGGCGACGACCAGCGAGGCCGTCAAGGAGACCGTCTGCGAGCGGCTGGCCGAGTCGGAGTACTACGAGTTCGCCTGGATCGGCGGGCGCGAGGCCTCCGAGCGGGAGCTGCGGCCGGAGTGTTGTGCCGGGATCGCCGACGACTACCTCGAGGAGATCACGGTCACGGTCGGGGCGGGCGAGCGGGGCGGCGGCCCGGCCGCCGAGGCCTACCGCACCGGCGAGGTGCAGGTCGTCCACGACATCGCGAGCGACCCGGTCTTCGAGCCCTGGCGGACGGCCGCCGTCGAGAACGGGTTCGGGTCGATGGTCGCGGTGCCGCTGACCCACGGGGCGACGACCCACGGCCTGCTGGCGGTGTACGCCGCCCGCCCGAACGCCTTCAGCAAGCGGGAGCTGGCGGGCTTCGAGACGCTCGGCGAGGCGGTCGGGTTCGCGCTCGCGGCCGCCCAGTACCGCCGGCTCGTCGAGTCGGACTCCGTCCTCGAACTGGAGTTCGAGGTCCACGGCGACCTCCCGCTGTTCGAGGCCAGCCGCGAACACGGCTGTCGGTTCGAGATCGACCACGCCGTCCGGACCGGCGACGACCGCGTCGTCAACTACCTCACCGTCGAGGGCGTCGACCCCGAGGTCGGCGCGGCGGCCGCCCGGGAGCTGTCCAACCTCGAGGAGATCCGCGAACTCGACCGCGAGGACGGCCCCCACTTCGAGATGACGCTGACCGACTCCGCCTTCCGGTACCTGGCCGACGCCGGCGCGCGCGGCAAACGCGGCGTCGTCGAGGACGGCGTCGGCCGCATGCTCGTCGAGGCGCCGGCGGATCTCGACGTGCGGCAGGTCACCGAGGCGATGGACGCCCGGTTCCCCGAGGTGCAGCTGGCCGCCAAGCGCGAGCGCCACCGGACCGACGCCCCCTGGTGGCCGGGCCACGGCGACATCGGCGCCCGGCTGACCGACCGCCAGCGCGCGGTCCTCAAGACCGCCTACTACAACGGCTACTACGAGTGGCCCCGCGAGGCCGACTCCGAGACGCTGGCCGACTCGCTGGACATCGCATCGACCACCTTCCTCCAGCACCTCCGCAAGGGCCACCGCCGCGTCCTCGAGGCGATGTTCGACTCCCAGTGA
- a CDS encoding KEOPS complex subunit Pcc1, which produces MDHEAVFDCEYPDAERARRVERSVAVEAGDIEGDRTTATLERDGATLTVTVSAADLVALRAGCNTWLSLVAVAEECGAAVTAD; this is translated from the coding sequence GTGGACCACGAGGCCGTTTTCGACTGCGAGTATCCGGACGCCGAGCGCGCGCGCCGCGTCGAGCGCAGCGTCGCCGTCGAGGCCGGCGACATCGAGGGCGACCGCACGACCGCGACGCTGGAGCGCGACGGCGCGACGCTGACCGTCACCGTCAGCGCCGCCGACCTCGTCGCGTTGCGGGCCGGCTGTAACACCTGGCTGTCGCTCGTCGCCGTCGCCGAGGAGTGCGGGGCCGCCGTGACGGCGGACTGA
- a CDS encoding DNA-directed RNA polymerase subunit P: MSYKCSRCKRDVELDEYGGVRCPYCGHRVLLKERSRDVKEVDVQ; the protein is encoded by the coding sequence ATGAGCTACAAGTGTTCCCGCTGCAAGCGCGACGTCGAACTGGACGAGTACGGCGGCGTCCGCTGTCCGTACTGCGGCCACCGCGTGCTCCTGAAGGAGCGCAGCCGCGACGTGAAGGAAGTCGACGTACAGTAG
- a CDS encoding 50S ribosomal protein L37ae → MAEQQGRTGSAGRFGARYGRVARRRVAEIESEMNEDHECPECGEDRVDRQGTGIWECGYCGHTFTGGAYSPTTPGGRTVTRSIRAALADDDE, encoded by the coding sequence ATGGCCGAACAGCAGGGACGAACCGGGAGCGCGGGACGGTTCGGCGCGCGGTACGGCCGCGTCGCCCGCCGCCGCGTCGCCGAGATCGAGAGCGAGATGAACGAGGACCACGAGTGCCCCGAGTGCGGCGAGGACCGCGTCGACCGCCAGGGCACCGGTATCTGGGAGTGCGGCTACTGCGGGCACACCTTCACCGGCGGCGCGTACAGCCCGACGACCCCCGGCGGCCGGACGGTCACCCGGTCGATCCGCGCCGCGCTCGCCGACGACGACGAATGA